A segment of the Corylus avellana chromosome ca2, CavTom2PMs-1.0 genome:
CTAAGACTTTGTGTGATAACCCCATTACTCACATATAGATCATATTCTTTGTAATCTAAAGATCTTTCACATGCACAATATACATAATCGCAATtataattaagcatgtaaaaaATCATATGTCACAATtataattaagcatgtaaaaaATCATATGTCATatgatcaaataatttaattaatgagtAACAACTTCTATTAATTATATACTATTTAATGTCAACATAAATCATTCAAATTTAGGATATAATCGCCAACAGTTTCATGCTCGGAGTTAGCACATTGGATGTGATTGTGTTGTTGCTAAATCCTTAATTGTCAAGTTCGTGTCCCGTAAGGAACATCTAGCTGATATTCTAATAAAACCACTGGTGTATAATCGATTTCAGCAGATAATCGTCTCATGCAGCTGAAGCTGATCCTCGTCCAAAAGACAAATTCAAAGTAATCAAAGCTCATGGGATAAGAACGATTCAAATGGAAGATAATATAGGTTGGCATTTGAAATACTCTCTGTTATAGCAATGCCGTGTATATTGATAACTTTACTGATGCAAACGCAAGGAAAATATATAGCCGCATTGGTTGAAGAGCAAACAGGAGACATTTTAACACAGTGACACATGACGTACTAGAGAACAATTTtccttttgggctttttaaagAAGCTACAAACACAAAAAGTCCAACAACTTAAAATTAGTAAATATGTAGATTGATAAAATTATGCATTACTATTATGAAAACTGAGAGTTTCGTCAACAGGATAATCCAGCTACAGAGTAATATGAACGTTGGATAATTTAAGTCTGGCTTTCTCCTTGTTTCTTTAAGCAAATTAggattcttgaatttttttttaaacaattctAAGATGGAGTTCTTGAAATTCTAACGTTTATTTTGAAAACCCAATAGGTTTTTAATTGGTAGATTGAAATCTGACTACGAGGCcctttttttgtattatttatttatttaaatcacaatgtagaaaaaaagaaaaaaaaaatgtaaataaatgtttgagaaaaaaaaaatgaactgtCATCAAAGTTCTAATGTCAATTGCAACCCAAATTGGGTTGTTGAATTTTCTGCGTATGCTTGCTAATCCTTTTCCTCCTTCCTCATTCCTTTCTacccaaaaaagtcaaaaacttccttttttcctttcccacAAACAACTAGAAGCTTTTACCACCCCCAACGTTCAATTTTTCGGTCTATTTAACAAGCTATCTCCAAAACATTACAAACAAGGAAACTCTCATAAACACAAACGAAAATGAAGCATGTTGGCTCGTCTGTGTTTCCATTTGCCTTGGCTCtccttctctcattttcatgGGCAACTTCTGCTCACACTCACGAAAACTTTCTTCAGTGCATGACCCTTCGTTCTGAAAACTCGAGCTCAACTTCTAAAGTCATTTACACCCCATCCAACTCCTCATATTCATCCATCTTGCAATTCTCCATACAAAACCTCAGATTCTCAACACCCGCAACCCCAAAACCTCTTGTCATTGTTACACCAACGCATGTCTCCCACATCCAAGCAGCCATCAATTGTTCACAAACACATGGCATGCAAATAAGAGTTCGAAGTGGTGGTCACGATTATGAGGGTCTTTCTTATGTTTCAGATGTGCCCTTTGTCTTAATTGATCTGATTGATCTTCGATCAATTAGTGTTGATGCAGAGAATAGCACGGCGTGGGTTGAAGCTGGTGCAACAACCGGTGAAGTTTATTACAGGATCGCCGAGAAAAGTAGAACTCTCGGCTTTCCGGGAGGACTTGCCACAACTGTGGGCGTTGGTGGACACTTCAGCGGCGGAGGGTACGGCACATTGATGCGCAAATATGGGCTTGCTGCTGACAATATTATCGACGCACAATTGATTGATGCTAAGGGTAGAATCCTTGACAGAGAATCTATGGGAGAGGATCTGTTTTGGGCAAttcgaggaggaggaggggcgAGCTTTGGAATCATTGTTGCCTGGAAAATCAAGCTAGTTCCTGTTCCATCAACTGTGACAGTTTTCACGGTTAATCGGAACTTGGAACAAAATGCCACCAAGCTTGTTCATCGTTGGCAATATGTTGCAGCCAAGCTTCATGAAGACTTGTTCATCCGCATCAACTTAACAAGTGTCAATTCCAGCCAAGAAGGGAAGAGGACCATCCAAGCTTCATTCATTTCCTTGTATCTTGGAGTGATTGACAAACTCCTTCCAATGATGCAAGAGAGCTTCCCTGAGCTGGGTTTGATGAGAGAAGATTGTATTGAAAAAAGTTGGATTGAATCTATCCTCTACTTTGCAGGATTCCCAAGTGACGAATCCTTGGATGTTTTGCTCAACAGAACTTCTCCCACAAGATCCCGTTTCAAAGCAAAATCTGACTATGTCCAGGAACCAATTTCAGAACTTGGGTTGGAAGGCATCTGGCAAAGGCTTTACGAGAAAGAGGGAGAAACAGCTTTCATGCTCCTGAATCCGTATGGGGGCAGAATGAGTGAAATTTCAGAATCCGAAATTCCTTTCCCTCATAGAGCTAGTAATATCTACGAAATCTTTTATGTGGTGTTTTGGGAAGAAGAAGGAACAGCGGCATCAGAAAGCCATATAAGTTGGATGAGAAGGCTTTACAGGTACATGGCTCCCTACGTTTCGAAATCTCCAAGAGGTGCATATGTGAATTACAGGGACCTTGACATTGGAACAAATGGTAAAGGCAACACAAGCTACGAACGGGCGAGAATATGGGGTAATAAATATTTCAAGAGCAACTTTGACAGGCTAGTGCAGGTGAAGACTACAGTTGATCCTgctaatttcttcaaaaatgaACAAAGCATCCCCCTCTTTTCTTCCGAGTGGAAGAAGGGAGGTGATTAGCGGTATTTAGATAGAACAAATTATAAGGAATAAAGGCCTCGTTGTTTTTtcgtttttccttttcctcgtTTCTGTATaattaagcataaataaatatattgggTTTCATACGCGTGAATCTTCATGCATATTATAAAGTTTCCTGGTAATCTTCATTCTTGTAACCAATATGAATGATGCATCCAAACAGACATTTCTATAATGTTTACAACTATCTTctataaaaattctaaaaacgactccaaatgacacctattcaaatgtctaggtgtttcacaaagattatgcggaataagatctaacataacagttaatattcaaccaaatacagatatgtaatgaacatttaagaacacagatatttgattacgaagagaaaaccatttagagaactctctaaatgtaaaacctctccggagcaggcaaacccaggaaatcaatccactataagaagaataaggaatacaagaagaattacaaaacctttgactcttccttgtacacgacaagtgacccacttgaattttaccgcagtagccctttccagaacatctgacacaattcttctatatgatttccttttaccgAAACTCCAATaaacttctcaaccgtagatttatcaaaggaataactaaaactctaagagattcaatttaacgctcaccacatatgatctctcttagcacagcctccgacgaactctctaggggtgaaaatccgtgcctctctcttctataatgatgtatatatatcagtacatcaaaccctagacctgggcccactaaaaacatgtttttggacATAATAGGTACGAAGTGTccagacaggttaatgggctgtccggacacggccttGCGGAACAAAAATAAGGTTTCTGGAATTGCGGTCGGGACACGGGGAAGGCCGGTCCGGACCCGGCATGCAATGAGTGAAACAACATTctgaaaatgctgtccagtcttgatcaacagctccgatcgacgggcgtttgtggtccgattgagctgaaattttatagggacgttcatgacacatgaatctacattatgaaggGTGGAGGTTTGAttatgagcattctatatcagtgtttgagctcataaacagtagcctctgcattttgaaactgaattaagccaacactagaactaacaaactcctcTTTTGGCAATTCAgagacaaaaccaaaatgcctagccaatcccatcatctccccatatttactccccctttttgtcatagAATGACAgaaggtcttcatatttcctgaaacacttcacaaaatacatcaaggcatatgtagAACAAGAATatagaaataaaactcatgatcaaaaaaaatgacgtagaatgaaaaatcatgaacacacatcaccaaaaactccccctcaacatatgactcaataattaacaagaagctaaaaaagcaaaacatgtttctccccctcaaaagtcaaatgaacgcacatgatatacacatcaatgactcatgtattgcacaatgaatatcccaaacatgctccaaatatgcaaaatatacatgagactagaaatggcaagaaactcatattgcttaacacAAGCAAAAAAAATGTCCCATTCAACCCAtacttgtgtggtgtgtgtgtgtgtaagccatccaaagagaaaaattttcgacttacaaaataaggaaaaagtttcaccaccatgaggttttgacaagtatattaaatcaaaagtcaaaccttatcatactagggcctagccactctcatcctatacatttctctttgtaatacattttgcacaagtttgacacagtgaaataaatttcttttggaatatgatcttttgattttatttgtttcattatcttatttatttttctctttgagaaagtgtccttaaacttttggtgcttatcacaaaagagaaagcaggaatttttaagccctaggttcaactagcatatggtcaatttgaaaaatatgactagtcaaaaacctcatatggttacctaacagacctcacaaataaagtgaaacaaaacctcaatttaagcttaaatgtgcacaagagataaagcataggcaaaatgtaccacataagctcaggctttaggtaaccacaaacacaagtccattgacacaaattctcatctcatgcatattaagaacattccaagacgcaaggaattaaatccataaaaagcaacacgAGAAATTAAtagactatctaggtgcataagacaaaagaaagaaaagaaaacaatcaaagaaacatatttttgtctttttgaaatttttcacaaaagaaatgcacatgaacgaaaacaaatgcaaaacaaacaaaaatgcaatgcataaagaaaaaaacaacatgcttgaattgagattactgTCAGAATTGGTGACTTGTTTTCATCAACCTTACCGTGAGCCCCAGAGCATTATGGCATCCCATACCTTTTGACTTGTGTTTCTCTCACACACGTCATTTTGCTTCTCCATTTtttgagcttcttctagaagctttgtgaaaa
Coding sequences within it:
- the LOC132172225 gene encoding tetrahydroberberine oxidase-like codes for the protein MKHVGSSVFPFALALLLSFSWATSAHTHENFLQCMTLRSENSSSTSKVIYTPSNSSYSSILQFSIQNLRFSTPATPKPLVIVTPTHVSHIQAAINCSQTHGMQIRVRSGGHDYEGLSYVSDVPFVLIDLIDLRSISVDAENSTAWVEAGATTGEVYYRIAEKSRTLGFPGGLATTVGVGGHFSGGGYGTLMRKYGLAADNIIDAQLIDAKGRILDRESMGEDLFWAIRGGGGASFGIIVAWKIKLVPVPSTVTVFTVNRNLEQNATKLVHRWQYVAAKLHEDLFIRINLTSVNSSQEGKRTIQASFISLYLGVIDKLLPMMQESFPELGLMREDCIEKSWIESILYFAGFPSDESLDVLLNRTSPTRSRFKAKSDYVQEPISELGLEGIWQRLYEKEGETAFMLLNPYGGRMSEISESEIPFPHRASNIYEIFYVVFWEEEGTAASESHISWMRRLYRYMAPYVSKSPRGAYVNYRDLDIGTNGKGNTSYERARIWGNKYFKSNFDRLVQVKTTVDPANFFKNEQSIPLFSSEWKKGGD